Proteins encoded together in one Acidobacteriota bacterium window:
- a CDS encoding aminotransferase class I/II-fold pyridoxal phosphate-dependent enzyme — MFDGLSHEALAARERALSAEFESLKRAGLAFDLTRGKPSREQVALSDGLEDVLRGDYRLADGTDARNYGGLLGIPEARRLGAELLGVRPEETIAGGNASLTFMHQYLLHAWLNGPLGPETAWRREPGPLKFLCVVPGYDRHFTITESLGFELVNVPITGSGPDMDRVEALVADDPRIKGIWCVPKYSNPTGDVYSDEVVERFAHLARRAGPNFRILWDNAYAVHDFDDDPPVLANLMERCRAAGTADSVVLFASTSKITRAGAGIAFMAASAANLASFSRFLGVQTIGPDKINQLRHVRFLRDGEGIRAHMRRQAAIVRPKFERVLHHLQAGLAADGLASWSRPRGGYFLSVDAPEGLAAEIVRLAGEAGVKLTPAGATFPHGRDPRDSNIRLAPTYPSLDEIDQAMPVFVTAVALAAARRQLQQGAVHA; from the coding sequence ATGTTCGACGGTCTGAGTCACGAAGCCCTGGCGGCGCGCGAGCGCGCGCTGTCCGCGGAGTTCGAGTCGCTGAAGCGCGCCGGTCTCGCGTTCGATCTGACGCGCGGCAAGCCGAGCCGCGAGCAGGTGGCGCTCTCGGACGGCCTGGAGGACGTTCTCCGGGGAGACTACCGCCTCGCCGACGGAACGGACGCCCGCAACTACGGCGGCCTGCTCGGCATCCCGGAGGCCAGGCGCCTCGGCGCCGAGCTGCTCGGCGTGCGGCCGGAGGAGACCATAGCCGGGGGGAACGCCAGCCTCACGTTCATGCACCAGTACCTGCTGCACGCCTGGCTGAACGGGCCGCTCGGCCCCGAGACGGCCTGGCGGCGCGAGCCCGGCCCGCTGAAGTTCCTCTGCGTCGTGCCGGGCTACGACCGGCATTTCACGATCACCGAGAGCCTCGGCTTCGAGCTGGTCAACGTGCCGATCACCGGCAGCGGGCCCGACATGGACCGTGTCGAAGCGCTCGTCGCGGACGACCCGCGCATCAAGGGCATCTGGTGCGTGCCGAAGTACTCGAATCCGACCGGAGACGTCTACTCGGACGAGGTGGTCGAGCGTTTTGCGCACCTGGCGCGGCGGGCCGGCCCGAACTTCCGCATCCTGTGGGACAACGCGTACGCCGTGCACGATTTCGACGACGATCCCCCCGTGCTGGCGAACCTGATGGAACGCTGCCGCGCGGCGGGCACCGCGGACAGCGTGGTCCTGTTCGCGTCCACCTCGAAGATCACCCGCGCGGGAGCGGGCATCGCGTTCATGGCGGCCTCGGCCGCCAACCTCGCGTCGTTCAGCAGATTCCTCGGGGTGCAGACGATCGGCCCCGACAAGATCAACCAGCTCCGCCACGTCCGCTTCCTGCGGGACGGCGAAGGCATCCGCGCGCACATGCGGCGGCAGGCGGCCATCGTCCGGCCGAAGTTCGAGCGGGTGCTCCACCACCTGCAGGCAGGGCTCGCGGCCGACGGCCTGGCATCGTGGAGCCGGCCGCGCGGCGGGTACTTCCTCTCCGTCGACGCGCCGGAGGGACTGGCCGCCGAGATCGTCAGGCTGGCCGGCGAGGCGGGGGTGAAGCTGACCCCGGCCGGGGCGACCTTCCCGCACGGGCGGGACCCGCGCGACTCCAACATCCGACTCGCGCCGACCTACCCGTCGCTCGACGAGATCGACCAGGCCATGCCGGTGTTCGTCACCGCGGTGGCGCTGGCCGCGGCGCGGCGGCAACTCCAGCAGGGCGCGGTCCACGCCTGA
- the bioB gene encoding biotin synthase BioB, with protein MENDSLTRDHVASLYGRGLLDLVHEAAGVHRRHHDPAAVQCASLLSVKTGGCPEDCAYCPQSAHYDAGVEATRLMSVSEVATAAARARAGGADRFCIGAAWRQATDGPAFDRVIAMVGAIKAQGLESCATLGMLDRGQAERLREAGLDYYNHNLDSGRDFYESIVTTRNYDDRLETLRHVRDAGIKVCCGGILGMGESHDDRIDLLFELARQRPQPESVPINTLVAVDGTPLADRPPVPWDDVVRMIATARILMPGSKVRLSAGRLQMAEVTQAFCLLAGANSIFLGDRLLTTPNPQPDADAAFLERLGLHGETPAAARA; from the coding sequence ATGGAAAACGACTCGTTGACCCGGGACCACGTCGCCTCCCTCTATGGCCGCGGGTTGCTCGACCTCGTCCATGAGGCGGCCGGCGTGCACCGGCGCCACCATGATCCGGCGGCCGTGCAGTGCGCGTCACTGCTGAGCGTGAAGACCGGCGGTTGCCCGGAGGACTGCGCGTACTGCCCGCAGTCGGCCCACTACGACGCGGGTGTCGAAGCGACCCGACTGATGAGCGTGTCGGAGGTCGCGACCGCCGCGGCGCGGGCGCGGGCGGGCGGCGCGGACCGCTTCTGTATCGGCGCGGCGTGGCGGCAGGCGACCGACGGCCCGGCGTTCGACCGGGTCATCGCCATGGTCGGCGCGATCAAGGCGCAAGGTCTGGAGAGTTGCGCCACCCTCGGGATGCTCGATCGCGGGCAGGCCGAGCGTCTGCGGGAAGCCGGGCTCGACTACTACAACCACAATCTCGACAGCGGGCGCGACTTCTACGAGTCGATCGTCACCACGCGGAACTACGACGACCGCCTCGAGACGCTGCGCCACGTCCGGGACGCCGGCATCAAGGTCTGCTGCGGCGGCATTCTCGGGATGGGCGAGAGTCACGACGACCGCATCGATCTCCTGTTCGAGCTCGCCCGGCAGCGCCCGCAGCCGGAGAGCGTGCCGATCAACACGCTCGTAGCCGTGGACGGTACGCCGCTCGCCGACCGTCCTCCGGTTCCCTGGGACGACGTCGTGCGGATGATCGCCACAGCTCGGATCCTGATGCCGGGCTCGAAGGTGCGACTCAGTGCAGGACGCTTGCAGATGGCGGAGGTCACCCAGGCTTTCTGCCTCCTGGCCGGAGCGAACTCCATCTTCCTCGGCGACCGTCTCCTGACCACTCCCAACCCCCAGCCGGACGCGGACGCCGCCTTTCTGGAGCGCCTCGGCCTGCACGGAGAAACGCCCGCCGCGGCGCGTGCGTAG
- a CDS encoding molybdenum cofactor carrier protein — MELLQRRPVVGVMGSGREPHVQRARRVGEWIARAGYHLLTGGGAGVMAAVTEAFVGVEERRGLAIGILPAAGGDSAGAARPGYPNPWVEIAVRTHLPEVGAHGAGAASRNHLNVLTSDVVIVLPGSVGTASEARLAVRYGRPCIAWLANRGDVPGLPDAVPVESGFPAVEAFVRAACRSARGDQGSGTGMR, encoded by the coding sequence ATGGAGCTCCTGCAGCGGCGGCCGGTCGTCGGGGTGATGGGGTCCGGCCGCGAGCCGCACGTGCAGCGCGCCCGCCGCGTCGGCGAGTGGATCGCGCGGGCCGGGTATCACCTGCTGACGGGCGGCGGAGCGGGCGTGATGGCCGCGGTCACCGAGGCATTCGTCGGCGTGGAGGAGCGCCGCGGCCTCGCCATCGGCATTCTGCCTGCCGCGGGGGGCGACAGCGCCGGCGCCGCGCGGCCGGGGTATCCGAATCCGTGGGTGGAGATCGCCGTTCGCACGCATCTGCCCGAGGTCGGCGCGCACGGCGCCGGCGCGGCCTCGCGGAACCACCTGAACGTGCTCACGTCGGACGTCGTCATCGTCCTGCCCGGCTCGGTGGGCACGGCGAGCGAGGCTCGTCTGGCGGTCCGTTACGGACGCCCGTGCATCGCGTGGCTGGCAAACCGCGGTGACGTGCCCGGGCTGCCGGATGCGGTGCCCGTGGAGTCCGGGTTCCCGGCGGTCGAGGCCTTCGTCCGGGCGGCGTGTCGGTCGGCCAGGGGCGATCAGGGTTCCGGGACCGGCATGCGGTAG
- the bioF gene encoding 8-amino-7-oxononanoate synthase codes for MVDTAQRSSLDHVLQAGLEDRDRRAIRRRLHPLDGGIGPRVTIDGRSVIQLCSNDYLGLAAHPAVRRAAADAALEHGAGAGSARLIVGTSTAHAALERDIAALKQTEAAVVLSSGYHANTGVLPILAGPEDVIFSDELNHASLIDGCRLSRAAVRIYRHADAGHLERLLREAESFRRRLMVSETVFGMDGDLAPLADLVAIAQRHDAWIVVDEAHATGVFGRSGGGLVSQLGLTDAVDVQIGTLSKALGSLGGYVAGSAALVDWVINAARTFIYTTALPPAAVAAARAAIAVLAAEPERRDRVWSHATWLRERLTEIGFRLGPSRSPILPVLVGHADRAVRLSEALLARGVLVPAIRPPTVPDGTARLRVAPMATHTENDLAAAVDAFAAAGRETGHLR; via the coding sequence ATGGTCGATACCGCCCAGCGCTCGTCACTCGACCACGTGCTGCAGGCCGGGCTGGAAGACCGCGACCGGCGCGCCATCCGCCGCCGGCTGCACCCCCTCGACGGCGGCATCGGTCCGCGCGTGACCATCGACGGGCGTTCCGTCATCCAGCTCTGCTCGAACGACTACCTGGGGCTCGCGGCACACCCGGCGGTGAGACGCGCGGCGGCCGACGCGGCGCTGGAGCACGGTGCGGGAGCCGGGTCGGCGCGGCTGATAGTCGGGACATCGACCGCGCATGCCGCCCTCGAGCGCGACATCGCGGCGTTGAAGCAGACCGAGGCGGCCGTCGTGCTCTCCTCCGGGTATCACGCCAACACCGGCGTGCTGCCGATACTGGCCGGACCGGAAGACGTCATCTTCAGCGACGAGCTGAACCACGCCAGTCTCATCGACGGCTGCCGGCTCTCGCGCGCCGCCGTACGCATCTACAGGCACGCCGACGCCGGCCATCTCGAGCGGCTGCTGCGCGAGGCGGAGAGCTTCCGGCGGCGCCTAATGGTCAGCGAGACGGTCTTCGGCATGGACGGCGATCTGGCGCCGCTGGCCGATCTGGTCGCGATCGCGCAGCGCCACGACGCCTGGATCGTGGTGGACGAGGCGCATGCGACCGGCGTCTTCGGACGCAGCGGGGGCGGGCTCGTCTCCCAGCTCGGCCTGACGGACGCGGTCGACGTCCAGATCGGCACGCTGAGCAAGGCGCTCGGCTCGCTGGGGGGCTACGTGGCGGGTTCGGCGGCCCTCGTCGACTGGGTGATCAACGCCGCCCGCACGTTCATCTACACGACCGCCCTGCCCCCGGCTGCCGTGGCCGCGGCGCGGGCCGCCATCGCGGTGCTGGCCGCCGAGCCGGAACGCAGGGACCGCGTCTGGTCGCACGCTACGTGGCTGCGCGAGCGCCTGACGGAGATCGGTTTCCGGCTCGGGCCCAGCCGGTCGCCGATCCTGCCGGTCCTCGTCGGCCACGCGGACCGAGCGGTGCGGCTCAGCGAGGCGTTGCTGGCGCGCGGCGTGCTCGTGCCTGCCATCCGCCCGCCCACGGTACCCGACGGCACGGCCCGCCTGCGGGTCGCGCCGATGGCGACGCACACGGAGAACGACCTGGCCGCGGCGGTCGACGCCTTCGCGGCGGCAGGGCGCGAGACGGGCCACCTCCGATGA
- a CDS encoding transporter suffix domain-containing protein, with protein sequence MVLMSASLVLWVLLLGVPFLPLGVAARGTVATAMIVVAEVIFWGGAAMAGPEAARRMRSWWRRPKRS encoded by the coding sequence GTGGTGCTGATGAGCGCGTCGCTCGTCCTCTGGGTCCTCTTGCTCGGCGTGCCGTTCCTGCCGCTTGGTGTCGCGGCGCGCGGCACGGTGGCGACCGCCATGATCGTCGTCGCGGAAGTCATTTTCTGGGGCGGCGCCGCGATGGCCGGTCCGGAGGCGGCCAGACGGATGCGGTCCTGGTGGCGCCGGCCGAAACGGTCCTGA
- the bioA gene encoding adenosylmethionine--8-amino-7-oxononanoate transaminase has protein sequence MSDAGAPESSHEALRHLDHAFLWHPFTPMQAWFDDDPVVIVRGDGNELIDDGGRRYLDGVSSLWCNVHGHNHPALNAAITAQLEQVAHTTLLGLTNVPAVRLAARLVELAPPGLTRVFYSDNGATAEEAAMKMALQYWHLEGAPGKNRFASLVQAYHGDTLGAVGVGYSETFHRFFKPVLADALRLTPPHVRRWRDRLSHADALRLAIAEVRDAIAREADALAAVVVEPLMQGAAGMWPHPPDYLRALREATTEAGVLLICDEVATGFGRTGTMFACEQAGVAPDLLCAAKGITGGYLPLAATLATERIHDAFLGPPAAGRTFYHGHTYTGNPLGCAAALANLDLFARDRTLDRLGPKIARLERLLADEVAPLPPVADVRQCGVMVGIELAADPAERRPYPPADRMGARVTVEARRRGVIVRPLGDVVVLMPPLSITGAEIDRLVTVVRDAIAAVTGT, from the coding sequence ATGAGCGACGCCGGCGCACCCGAATCGTCCCATGAGGCGCTGCGGCACCTGGATCACGCCTTCCTCTGGCACCCGTTCACGCCCATGCAGGCGTGGTTCGACGACGACCCGGTGGTTATCGTGCGCGGCGACGGCAACGAGCTGATCGACGACGGCGGGCGGCGCTATCTGGACGGGGTCTCGTCGCTCTGGTGCAACGTCCACGGCCACAACCACCCGGCGCTGAACGCCGCCATCACCGCGCAACTCGAACAGGTGGCGCACACGACGCTGCTCGGCCTCACCAACGTGCCGGCGGTGCGCCTCGCCGCGCGCCTGGTGGAGCTGGCCCCGCCCGGCCTGACACGGGTCTTCTACTCCGACAACGGGGCGACGGCCGAGGAGGCCGCCATGAAGATGGCGCTCCAGTACTGGCACCTGGAGGGGGCGCCCGGGAAGAACCGCTTCGCCTCGCTCGTGCAGGCGTACCACGGCGATACGCTGGGGGCGGTCGGGGTCGGCTACTCCGAGACCTTCCACCGGTTCTTCAAGCCGGTGCTGGCCGACGCGCTGCGCCTGACGCCGCCGCATGTGCGGCGCTGGCGCGACCGTCTCTCGCACGCCGACGCGCTGCGGCTGGCGATCGCCGAGGTCCGCGACGCCATCGCCCGCGAGGCTGACGCCCTGGCCGCCGTCGTCGTAGAGCCACTCATGCAGGGCGCGGCCGGCATGTGGCCGCATCCGCCGGACTACCTGCGCGCGCTCCGGGAGGCGACCACCGAGGCCGGCGTGCTCCTCATCTGTGACGAGGTGGCCACCGGCTTCGGACGCACGGGCACGATGTTCGCGTGCGAGCAGGCCGGCGTCGCCCCCGACCTGCTCTGCGCGGCCAAGGGCATCACCGGGGGCTACCTGCCCCTGGCTGCGACGCTGGCGACCGAACGCATCCACGACGCGTTCCTGGGACCGCCCGCCGCGGGCCGCACGTTCTACCACGGCCACACCTACACCGGGAACCCGCTCGGATGCGCGGCCGCCCTCGCCAACCTCGACCTCTTCGCCCGCGACCGGACGCTGGACCGGCTCGGTCCGAAGATCGCCCGCCTCGAACGACTTCTCGCGGACGAGGTGGCGCCGCTGCCGCCGGTGGCCGACGTCCGGCAGTGCGGGGTCATGGTCGGCATCGAGCTTGCGGCGGACCCCGCCGAACGCCGCCCCTACCCCCCCGCCGACCGGATGGGCGCCCGCGTGACGGTGGAGGCGCGCCGGCGCGGGGTCATCGTGCGCCCGCTCGGCGACGTCGTCGTGCTGATGCCGCCGCTGTCGATCACCGGCGCCGAGATCGACCGGCTCGTGACCGTCGTCCGGGACGCCATAGCCGCGGTCACCGGCACGTGA
- the bioD gene encoding dethiobiotin synthase — protein sequence MMAGLFITGTDTGVGKTFVARGIAAALRARGRRVGVLKPIETGCGGAIDRQPADALALRAAAGSNLPLERICPYRLDAPLAPDAAARLEDVRIDPAVIAAAFGVLEQDHDVTLVEGAGGLLVPILDRYTMADLARDLDLPLLVVVDSKLGAINHTLLTLEAAAARKLTVRGYVLNHASAADEAAATNASVLARCTDVACLGSINWAPSAERDPGTVVAPAIDWNLLFTGKDEHRRPTGA from the coding sequence GTGATGGCCGGCCTCTTCATCACCGGCACCGATACCGGGGTCGGCAAGACGTTCGTCGCGCGCGGCATCGCCGCGGCGCTGCGTGCGCGGGGCCGGCGCGTCGGCGTGCTGAAGCCGATCGAGACGGGCTGCGGCGGCGCCATCGACCGGCAGCCGGCCGACGCCCTCGCGCTGCGGGCGGCGGCCGGCAGCAACCTCCCCCTCGAACGCATCTGCCCCTATCGGCTCGACGCCCCGCTCGCCCCCGACGCGGCGGCGCGCCTGGAGGACGTGCGCATCGATCCCGCCGTGATCGCCGCGGCGTTCGGCGTTCTGGAGCAGGACCACGACGTCACCCTCGTCGAGGGCGCCGGCGGCCTGCTCGTCCCCATCCTGGACCGTTACACGATGGCCGATCTGGCCCGCGACCTCGACCTGCCGCTGCTCGTCGTCGTCGACTCGAAGCTCGGCGCCATCAACCACACCCTGCTGACGCTGGAAGCGGCGGCAGCCCGCAAGCTAACGGTGCGAGGCTACGTGCTCAACCATGCCTCGGCAGCGGACGAGGCGGCGGCCACCAATGCCTCCGTGCTGGCTCGCTGCACGGACGTGGCCTGCCTGGGCTCGATCAACTGGGCACCCTCCGCCGAACGGGACCCGGGCACGGTCGTCGCGCCGGCCATCGACTGGAACCTGCTCTTCACCGGCAAAGACGAGCATCGCCGGCCGACTGGAGCGTAA
- a CDS encoding rhodanese-like domain-containing protein, which translates to MRTERFVKRALVAAWLPLLGLLLAAPAAAQTERLEVDELKAQLDAGADVLLIDVREDYEVESGSIPGSIHIPVGELEARMPDIPKDIRLVFF; encoded by the coding sequence ATGAGAACGGAGCGATTCGTGAAACGGGCACTGGTTGCCGCATGGCTTCCGCTGCTTGGCCTGCTGCTGGCCGCGCCGGCAGCCGCGCAGACCGAGCGGCTCGAGGTCGACGAGCTGAAGGCCCAGCTCGACGCCGGCGCCGACGTGCTGCTGATCGACGTCCGCGAGGACTACGAGGTCGAGAGCGGCTCGATTCCCGGCTCGATCCACATTCCGGTGGGTGAGCTCGAAGCCCGCATGCCGGATATTCCTAAGGACATCCGGCTCGTCTTCTTTTGA
- a CDS encoding alpha/beta hydrolase: MFGTMTSTRRVGGAAAAILGALALAVTGLDAADDAFVTVDRFVPHTSTVPANEGERVGLFLHEKLSRDLADRIAAGERPDGRVVLFVHGGSIPSVPDYDLPYKDYSWMEHLAVAGFDTFSMDQTGYGLSPRPMMDDPCNMAAENRAIVTPNPLAGDCEPSYRHGLATSQSDWDEIGRVVDYIRELRGVDKVSLVGWSAGGPRTGGFAARHPDKIDKLVLFAPGYRREGPSEPPAAIPAGDVPMRLQTRDTLENGRWRSTVACDGQIDPGIQRVIWQTVMAYDQRGAVWGPPHGVMRVRTSAGSWGWNREYAGKVQAPTLILVGEQDRLLAPDEQLYEDLAGTDAKVLVTMACATHFAVWETTQYRFMHAASQEWLEHGTFRGHSTGRFSVGRNGAQSTGQ; encoded by the coding sequence ATGTTCGGAACCATGACATCGACACGGCGGGTGGGCGGTGCGGCGGCGGCGATTCTCGGTGCGCTCGCGTTGGCGGTCACGGGGCTCGACGCGGCGGACGACGCGTTCGTCACCGTCGACCGCTTCGTGCCGCACACCTCGACGGTTCCGGCCAACGAGGGCGAGCGGGTCGGCCTCTTCCTGCACGAGAAGCTGAGCCGCGACCTCGCGGACCGGATCGCGGCGGGCGAGCGGCCGGACGGCCGGGTCGTGCTCTTCGTCCACGGCGGGTCGATCCCCTCCGTGCCGGACTACGACCTGCCCTACAAGGACTACTCCTGGATGGAGCATCTCGCGGTGGCCGGGTTCGACACCTTCTCGATGGACCAGACCGGCTACGGCCTGTCGCCGCGTCCGATGATGGACGACCCGTGCAACATGGCGGCCGAGAACCGCGCCATCGTCACGCCCAATCCGCTGGCCGGGGACTGCGAGCCGAGCTACCGGCACGGGCTGGCCACGAGCCAGTCCGACTGGGACGAGATCGGCCGCGTCGTCGACTACATCCGCGAGCTGCGGGGCGTCGACAAGGTCAGCCTGGTCGGCTGGTCCGCCGGCGGTCCGCGTACCGGCGGCTTTGCCGCGCGCCATCCCGACAAGATCGACAAGCTCGTCCTGTTCGCCCCGGGCTACCGGCGGGAGGGGCCGTCGGAGCCCCCGGCGGCCATCCCGGCCGGCGACGTGCCGATGCGGCTCCAGACGCGGGACACGCTGGAGAACGGGCGTTGGCGTTCCACCGTCGCCTGCGACGGCCAGATCGACCCGGGCATTCAGCGGGTCATCTGGCAGACGGTCATGGCCTACGACCAGCGCGGCGCGGTCTGGGGCCCGCCGCACGGCGTGATGCGGGTCCGTACCTCGGCGGGCTCGTGGGGCTGGAACCGCGAGTACGCGGGCAAGGTGCAGGCGCCGACGCTCATCCTGGTCGGCGAGCAGGACCGCCTGCTCGCACCCGACGAGCAGCTCTACGAGGATCTCGCGGGGACGGACGCGAAGGTGCTGGTGACGATGGCCTGCGCGACGCACTTCGCGGTCTGGGAGACGACGCAGTACCGATTCATGCACGCGGCGTCACAAGAGTGGCTCGAGCACGGGACGTTCCGGGGGCACTCGACCGGTCGCTTCTCCGTCGGCCGCAACGGCGCGCAGTCGACTGGGCAGTAG
- a CDS encoding tetratricopeptide repeat protein, with product MNVMRSRVPARLSTLAVLIGGAVPALAAGQAAVTYDDVAPLLSENCVRCHRPGGLGPFSLATYDEARARAERIAEMVVARRMPPWQPAQAYAASAFEGEPQLTGADGDLLRRWAAAGAPAGSGRGAAPPAPGVEWPLGEPDLVVSMPAAYTVAAGNGVEYRNFALPVEIAAPRWVRAVDVRTDPAAQAVLQRAQVTLDDTATGSRLQEEQEAPGYPGLAPDHGRFPPGDFLVWAGGRRTAPAAANLAWQLDPGTDLLLQLGLRSRGQPVDVRASIGLYFADDPPARRALGVILDAPALDIPAGEPAHVVEDRYILPVAVDVTGVYAYMHRLGRAVEVMAEAPGEPARGLLRIDDWRFDWQDGYRYAEPIRLPAGTLLRAQFSFDNSGAHPHAPAIPPVRVRYTPDDNSVRAEAFLQAVPVSPDDEAELVRTLSLKQARNDLLGLQAMLRVDPDDYRSHTDLAARYLTLGQRDLARQHLDRALALAPEHATAHYNLGSLLVVEGDTAGAIDAFREAVAQRPRYAAAHNNLGALLAATGSLDDAIVYYRLALQFGTRDASAHYNLANALLSTGETEEAITHFREALTLTPDDADVHTNLARALVATDDLAGGVTHYRRALDLNPRIPLALVGLSWLRAAAPDAAIRSSSEALSLAQQAVALIGGDHPEVLDTLAVAYAAVGRFDDALSTARRAAEAARGTAFARLVPAIEGRIRLFLTFRPYRMPVPEP from the coding sequence ATGAACGTCATGCGAAGCCGGGTTCCTGCGCGACTGTCCACGCTCGCCGTTCTCATCGGCGGGGCCGTCCCGGCGCTCGCGGCCGGCCAGGCCGCAGTGACCTATGACGACGTGGCGCCGCTGCTGAGCGAGAACTGCGTCCGCTGCCACCGTCCGGGCGGCCTGGGCCCGTTCAGCCTGGCCACCTACGACGAGGCGCGGGCGCGCGCCGAGCGGATCGCGGAGATGGTCGTCGCGCGTCGGATGCCCCCCTGGCAGCCGGCGCAGGCCTATGCGGCGAGCGCCTTCGAGGGCGAACCGCAACTCACCGGCGCCGACGGCGACCTTCTCCGGCGCTGGGCCGCAGCCGGCGCCCCGGCCGGCAGCGGGCGCGGCGCGGCGCCGCCCGCGCCCGGCGTCGAGTGGCCGCTCGGAGAGCCGGACCTCGTCGTTTCGATGCCCGCTGCCTACACCGTGGCGGCTGGCAACGGCGTCGAGTACCGCAACTTCGCCCTGCCGGTGGAGATCGCCGCGCCCCGCTGGGTGCGCGCCGTGGATGTCCGAACGGACCCGGCGGCGCAGGCCGTCCTGCAGCGCGCCCAGGTGACGCTGGACGACACCGCAACCGGGAGCCGGCTTCAGGAGGAGCAGGAGGCTCCGGGCTATCCCGGCCTCGCCCCCGACCACGGGCGTTTCCCGCCCGGCGACTTCCTGGTCTGGGCCGGCGGGCGCCGGACCGCTCCGGCCGCGGCAAACTTGGCGTGGCAGCTCGATCCGGGCACCGACCTCCTGCTGCAGCTCGGCCTCCGGTCGCGCGGACAGCCGGTCGACGTACGGGCCTCCATCGGACTGTACTTCGCGGACGATCCGCCGGCGCGGCGAGCCCTCGGCGTGATACTCGACGCGCCGGCGCTCGACATCCCGGCCGGCGAGCCTGCGCACGTCGTCGAGGACCGCTACATCCTGCCTGTCGCGGTCGACGTGACCGGCGTCTACGCCTACATGCACCGTCTGGGCAGGGCGGTCGAAGTCATGGCCGAGGCTCCCGGAGAACCCGCTCGGGGCCTGCTGCGCATCGACGACTGGCGCTTCGACTGGCAGGACGGCTACCGCTACGCGGAGCCGATCCGCCTGCCCGCGGGGACCCTGTTGCGAGCCCAGTTCAGCTTCGACAATTCGGGCGCGCATCCGCACGCCCCGGCGATCCCGCCGGTCCGCGTGCGGTACACCCCGGACGACAACTCCGTGCGAGCCGAGGCCTTCCTGCAGGCCGTGCCCGTCAGTCCCGACGACGAAGCGGAGCTGGTCCGGACGCTGAGCCTGAAGCAGGCCCGCAACGACCTGCTCGGCCTGCAGGCGATGCTGCGGGTGGATCCGGACGACTACCGGAGCCATACCGACCTGGCGGCCCGTTACCTGACCCTGGGCCAGAGAGATCTGGCCCGGCAGCACCTGGACCGGGCGCTGGCCCTGGCCCCGGAGCACGCGACGGCGCACTACAACCTGGGCTCGCTGCTGGTAGTGGAAGGCGATACGGCAGGCGCCATCGACGCGTTCCGCGAGGCGGTGGCCCAACGGCCGCGGTACGCCGCCGCGCACAACAACCTGGGCGCCCTGCTCGCCGCCACCGGCTCGTTGGACGACGCGATCGTCTACTACCGCCTCGCGCTGCAGTTCGGAACGCGCGATGCCAGCGCCCACTACAACCTGGCGAACGCGCTGCTCTCGACGGGGGAGACCGAGGAGGCGATAACCCATTTCCGCGAGGCGCTCACCCTCACGCCCGACGACGCGGACGTGCACACCAATCTCGCGCGCGCCCTCGTCGCCACCGACGATCTCGCCGGCGGGGTCACCCACTACCGGCGTGCCCTCGACCTGAACCCGCGGATTCCCCTGGCGCTGGTCGGTCTGTCCTGGCTGCGGGCGGCGGCGCCCGACGCGGCGATCCGCTCGTCGTCCGAGGCTCTCTCGCTGGCCCAGCAGGCGGTCGCGCTGATCGGCGGCGACCACCCGGAGGTCCTCGACACGCTGGCCGTGGCCTACGCCGCGGTGGGCCGCTTCGACGACGCGCTGTCGACGGCGCGCCGCGCCGCCGAAGCGGCCCGCGGCACCGCCTTCGCCCGGCTCGTACCGGCCATCGAGGGGCGCATCCGCCTCTTCCTCACCTTCCGGCCCTACCGCATGCCGGTCCCGGAACCCTGA